The Lytechinus variegatus isolate NC3 chromosome 1, Lvar_3.0, whole genome shotgun sequence nucleotide sequence tattaaatttttaatcaagcattgtgaaaacagttgtacGTACGCCTTCatatttatacagtgcgtcccacaaaaaacgcaacccgagatttatcgatgacttaccataacttaatcacaaatacaatatagacaaatgacctaccattgtaaagcttagaatctcctttttcatctggaattacttaaattatttctcattcacgtaTGAGTGAGcgaaaacaatttgaagagggggtaccaaaaagtcatttggcgggctgtatctgggtttcaaaaagaaaaccacatgtttaaaaagttcaatatctgttaaccatgcgatagcttctgtgggaaaccggtgaaaacacatttatgtaatgaaattatggaaatacaagcgctgattcgagggaacataactttttttacttcttgaccattctttggattaaggtatcaaataaaagagcagattgacctttttaggcatgtgattttctttttgaaattcagatacccccgccaaatgagtttttggcatcctttcttcaaattgtttctgctcactcatgcatgaaaggggaataatctaagtactatcagatgaaagaggggattctaagctttatattggtaggtcatttgtctatcgtacatgtatttgtgattaagttatgataaatcatagcTTATTCTCggcatcgtttttttttctgtgacgCACTGTATAGGTGGGATCATGGTGTCAAGTTCCCACCTTCCCTTTTCTGTTGCATGAAATTAAACTTATTTTGATGTTTTCATACAATAGGGAGGGGCAGAAAAATAACTATCTATATTTCACTAAGTAATCATGAGAAAGGATAAGTATCTTCCTAGATAAATTATGCGAGCGTGATCtgagaaattttgatattccgcTCTGAAAAGGGGGACATTTAACAAGAAATAGATCACACCTTCACAATGAGGCAAGCTCCGGGGGCAAGCTTGAAGGGCATGCTATATCAAATTATTATGAATTACTATTATTGACTGTTCTCTATTTGactcttttcatttctttccttttctcttcttttccttggTTGTGAAAATAGctgagggaggaggggggggggggtaaacacCCCTAGGTCCCCCTatctgtacgccactgactTCACAGAAGTATGCATGAGCATGATCTCGAAATTTAAGTGTGATTTTTAGTCATACTGTAAACTCTTTGTCAAACATTCCAAATAACAGTATGTAAATTGTACTTACAGATGTTGAGACAGgtgaaaatcatgattttattatgatttgcaaccaaatcatttatttttgccATGATTATTATCACAAAAGATGATTAATATTACACAATAATCCACTCATCTACTAACAAACAAAGCAGCCTTTAATCTAGTACTTGAAAACGTTAATCATGACTACATGGCATGAGCATTTGATATATTCAAGAATATcttataaaaaaagagaaatgtattaaaacaatatttacgAATGCATTGATCCTTTGACATAACTGGCAAGTCAGTAAATGAATGCTCATTTAAAATTCCTCTGCAATTTAGACATGTTCATATATTGCAcatcattttaattcaaatactTAAAAAGTAACTGTTTAGGGAGGAATAGTAAAGTCTGATAAGATTGTTTCTCTCCCATTAATCCAAAAGCAGTTGAAGCTAATACAAATATGTTTTACTTGATTATGCAAGAAGACTATGCTTTTATCATAAAACTTGACAAATCATCTAAGTAATTCTATAAGTAGTTTGTATATaaatattgaatgaatgaaatgtacAAGATGTATGACTATGCATTGCacacaatatttctttttcaaaaggtAGAAAGGGATAAGGATATACCAGATATGACCTTAATCTACAATtgtaatcaatgaaaataaaccagCTTATCAGGTTCTGAAAATAAACacaacaaaggaaaatataaattctATAAAGTGTTTTTTATCATATATCCTGAGAAGAGTACAATAAGTTCATCGTTGATATCAAACAATTACAAAATACCTACTTTGCACAACAGTAAGCATTCTATGATAATTgtatatacaataaaaacatttcaataaGAGAGAAATGGAATATCTGCAACTATAGTCAAAATACATGAAGATGATTGCAATAATGCAAATCTAATGTGCCTGATTAAGAATAACAAATCAAGTAATTATAACCTATTACTTATAATAAATGTAAACATGACTACTGGGCTTCcattataatttgcatatatAGTACATGCTTCATGATTATGCTTaaatatcatgtatatattgttaTCTGATATCCACACATACAGAGCTCAAAAGGAttaatacaaagaaaatatcttcacacatACAGAATATGTGTAAATGAATTGAAGGTTAAGGATTTGACTAAGTTATAAACATGTTGAACAAGATTTTGAGATCAAAAGTTCCATATGTTATTTGCATCAAAGATAAATAAAACCATACAGGACAAGTAcgataatatttaaaaaatatgtataagtACTTGCAATAAAATTTCCACCATTATCTTCTAATGCAGATGCCACAggaatttcactgaaattgtctgaacttttctttttatatatatatgacacCAAAAATGTTCCATAAGAAATGAAAGTGTTGACATCTGAATTTTTTGTctagataaaaagaaaatttacttTACTTTACTAATTACACCAACCCAGAAGCCTACACTACAGTAATTGCTTTGGTATTATAAATGTAATGTCTGTTAGAATTCTTTATGACTTTTCAATGCATACACTGTATATCATCTCAAAGACTGAAGCGATCCAAAATAGAATCTTCATAAACTTTCTTCTTGGTGGAAAGAATTAATTTTATCACATTATTACTTTTTGACAAATCACACCCAAAGACagtttcatatttatttcatcagCTAATGTAGACTGCCAGTGTAATATCATATTCCCATAACAAAAGAGACATGGATACTGCAAGGACCATTATATGAAATAGAACACAATAATGCACTGAAGAAAAGTATGCAACCGACCACATATATTTCTGATGCAGAAGTATAAGTGATATCTATTGGATAATAAGTATTAATTACTATGTTCATCATTGCCAAATCTCAAGTGTCAATCTCTCTAATGTTAAACTGAACGAGTAAACAAAACAGGAAAATAGATTAATccaaaaaagatgaaatattgcaCTGAATAAATTAATGATTGATATATGCACATGGCATGCATTTGAAAACGTACATAAAACATCTAGGTCAGATCTGGCACCTTTTGACCTTTCATTGAATTCAATGACAATCTTTTCCAATGATGCATAATTCAATGGTAGACGTCGATATATCAATTCTTTTTATTGACATCTACCTTTATAGAATATCATCCGATTATTTGCAAGAATGAATCTCATGGCTCCTAATGTTCAATATTCAAGAGAGCTCTAATGACACTGGCCCATTGATACTCCCATTCCATGCAAAGCTCAATAAAAGCAGGGTTAACCCCATAGTTTCAGTGCAAGCCAAcattaaaaaggaagaaaaatattcTGGGGTTAAGCAGGAGATAAGCAACATGACGAAGGCCAGTCAGAAACAAAAAAGACTTATCATCAAATTGGTCAGGTGATTAGTGCATGTATCATCTCAGTTATCATGCACCTGTCCAAAACAAGTTTCTGTGCTGCCTCTTAATTTCAATAAGTTCCGTCCTGGgttctgtaacacaaaggttagcaatcgATCGTaaacttgattttcacgattgattgtacagttTAGTCCATGGAATCgattgtagaaaaatgttctacgattaTTGCTAAGTTCTGCGTTACGGGCCCAAGGTGTGTTTAGTATGCCATACATGCATACAAACTTCAGAAGGAACAATATCCTAAGCTAATGCTGCATAGGATGAGTGAGAGTACAAGATAAGGAAAAGAgatatggagaaaaaaataagaattcatGAGACAAACAGTGTGAATATACTATGCAGTATACTTTCAGAGGCAGAGGAGCCATATCTAGCTTTAGAATTAAGTACATAGCTACAAATATACAAGTTTGAAAAAGCAACAGTTTTCCGCAGCCAAGGCTCAGTGCATAGTAGTTAGTGTCTGTCAATTTAGTgagatttaaattcaaaatgaaaaaaaaggatatatatatatatatatatatatatatatatatatatatatatatatatatatatatatacatatatgaaagaatatatatatatatatgggagTATCAGAGTTTTGAACTAGGAAAAATCTTGGATTAAGAAATACCAGCCTAAAAAGGGGTTTACTGTATATCTAGCAGTCTTCACTCTTTGAGGTCATAGCTGAGCAAAGTCTCAGAGATGGCATCACACAAGGAGAGGAGCTTAAAAGGAGGATGCTGAGCAATATGCTTGGCATGCGGGATAGAGTCTGTGATCCAGAAAGTATCCAATTTAACATCATCTTCCAAAAACCTTCTCCAAGAATGCTGAGGAAAGACAGCATGAGTCACAAATGCATTCACAGAGAGTGCTCCGTGCTTCTGTAAaacctacatgaaaaaaaacaaggaaacagCAAGTGTTATCAATGCTCTGAAGTTGGTAAAGAAGCAAATTCTTTCATGTGAAAATTGATAAGTCTCAGTGagcaatacatgtagtttaaaaaaatagtccttaaaagtAACTAATCATTATCGTaataacttctgaaggtttctaTGGCTAGGAAAGAGTGTAGAGGTTTGATGGTACAACATGTATTCTATTGTGGGCATGTGTTGGTCTATAAAAGGCCACCCTcattcaatatcatcattaggAGAATACTATGATATTCTGTAATTTGACATATCTGAATCGAAGaggcagggtgctacataactttttagaagcacttttttttaaatttaaatttaaattttaaatttttaaatagttggaatatgcttgcccgaaaaaaatccttgaaagaaaagttttacctcttcaaaggAAAGTTTTTTGGTTAtttaaaccattgaccttttacTTTCTTTTGATATGAACTGATGTACCTTGatattgcattatattttccaaagtgattttatcttgcctgccatgacaaaaattagggtcaatatcatatcacattgaccctaatttgggtcattctactgtgagaatctGCTTTCTCATTtcaggcaagtagttttggtctttacttcaaaacagcCCGaatctaacttttacttgccccgtgcaagtgcttatgtagcaccttGGAGGTAACTCTCAATATACTCAATATACTCTCAATAACAGAATTTTACCAAATGGAAACTTGTagttttgtgcattttttttaaaactataaTTGAAAGCAGCACAACTCATGCTAATACATTACATCTAGTTGTTTGGTACTTTTTATTCGAGCTTACTTTCAACATTGACATTCAAGTTTATACctcatatcaatgaaattaacCTATGGAAGTGGGATTGGCCTGTAGTATTTCTTCATTTTCGATGGTTGCCATTCGATACACACGTTTTGCCACATCAAGCAAAAGTGATCTCTACAGTTGATCATGATTCAATTGTACATCAAAGTTTGCAGGTCGCCCTTTGTCttaatgtacaatgtatatagtGCATAATATGATAGTCTCGTTTATGGGAGACATTTTGAAAGTGAGGAATGACACACTAGTCCCAATCTGGTCTACCGAGGACCCCTCAGTAGACCAGCAGCACCGTTATTGATGCTGCTGAGGAGGGCTTtccttccatttttattttgttaatttcacatttatcattttcttgtttttacttgtttttaacaaaataaattcaattcaatgctGAATTCATATATTATGGTTTCTTCTTTGCAGGTTAAACATGTCTTATGTGCATCAGTTCAGGGAAAGACTAATGGGAAGTGTGCTTCCCATTTATTTATACAGGTGCTttggtgaataaaaaatattttattcctaCCTTTTGAATGctatattataatttcatttgttagtcaaaaacataaaagaaaGCTTTCTATTTAAATAATTGACATCTTTAAATCCAAAAGAAAAATTTCTGACATAACTGTCAGTCTAAActtataaagaaaatatcaatattgttTCTATTTTGATGAACTTTGAGTTGTCTTACCTTTGCACAATTTATGAGTGTACCACCTGTCTGTATCAAGTCATCTATGATGATCACATGACGTCCAAATGTTTCACCTTATTCCAAAATAAAGGAAGATtttgaaaacaatttgaagtactgcataaataatatacataaattaggaagaagaacaataataaaatgcaataaggggaaattaataaaataaaggaaGAGTGGTTcaaaaagcaatataaaaaaatacatatacatatattcttCAGGGTTTATTACAAATTGTATCTTGCGGCCAGTAACATTTGCACACAGTATAGattttacaaatatacaaacatTATATTATGATAAGTATAACATTAAAATCCATCACAAAATATcatatgaataaacaaataataaatggtaatcagaaaatgttgatggaaagAAACTATAATAGTAATCATTCAAATGTGACTTAATTCAGCAGGAAATTTAAATGGGGAAAATAAAGGTGAAAAGAGAAGTGTAAAAATTGGAAAtgtaccccccaaaaaaaaaaataataataataataaataaaaagaactaGAGGGAGGTAGAAAAGTAACAGGGAAAAACCAAAATGATGACCAACAAAATTACAGAACACCGATCAAAGTAGAAAGGATCCTTTAAGTAAAAATAGATGAAAGAATTAAactggaaataaataaaacaagaggggagggggagaaaaaagaaagaaagaaagaaagaaaagaagataaCAGATGAAGGagagaggagaagaaaaagcaGGTTGACATGAGAAACCAAACTAGAAGAACTTACCCTCCTTAATAGAGACGATCCTATGATCACCATCTCGTATCTTAGTACAGAGTATACTTGGAAAATCTTCAAACATTTGATGAAATCTCTTATATGCACCTTCATCAGGAAATGCAACACTAAGGTTTGCCTGGATATCATCTGGCATGTTAAAGATTTCCTTCACTAGTAAGGGAATGGCCGATTCCAGTCtagaatttaatgaaaaataataactcTCTATTCGATTATCAATGGCCAACAGAAGAGAATCACTGTTCTGGTGACATTGCAAAATGGTATAAATGTGTGCTAGTTTAGACTGGTTCAGACACACTGCATCGCTGGGATGTTAAAATCTTGCCTCTCAAAATAAGTATCTCAAAACAATTAAGTCAGCTAAGAAAAGCTGTATTTCAAAATATGGCAATGGTGATAACATTATATTGTCtgctaatttttaattttttcatataagAGGCTGTAACACCCTGGTGGTGACGTTTTTTTACACTCGTCTTGTTTTTCAACTATTCACAGGAATCTGAAAAGTTAACAGTTATGGTATTCTATACCATGATCAATATGGTAAGTTTTGATCAGCTTGAAGACTGTTTGAAAAACTGTGAATAACTCTATGGTATATTTAAAAGGTGGGTGCAGGATGTCCCCAATCCCCTTCTCAAACCATGCTAATGGCCAGTTAGACAAATTACAATCAAAAATTAATTCCAGTTTACAGATTTAAAAATCAAAGCCAATGTCAATTGATTTATAcacaaatcacaaacatgaaccATTTAGTAGCGTGATACTGACTCAGAAAAGGCATGTAGTGTTGTATCAATAACCCATTTCTCATATTTAATCTCAAAAGTTGAAcaggggagagggggaggggacaAAACTAATTCACCTTGGAATAACCTGATCAGAGAAGTAGAATCTCTCAGGCAGAGCATGAATATCAAACATGACAATCTGAGCTGGTCCCCGAGCCGTTGAAGGAATAGCAGAAAGCAGCATTGCCAGAACCTagtaacaaaaataatcatatcaaaaatgaaatataagtttGTAGTATTGCAtacaattatatttcaaaatattcaaatattttctatcCATGTAGTCCTATGAATCATGACATCTACTCTGCTTTAATGTcaaaattaattgtaaaataagcttctcttttcatctttaaagaaatatatcttattCTCTCTTTGCACTTTTGATAACAGGTACATTCTTACATACTGATccaatataaaaacaatcaataaatcaataccTTAGCTGTAGCTATTTGTCCTTCTGTATCTATCCTCTCCATAGTACCGGTGGGAAAATAGGGTAGAATAAATTTGAATGATCTGGCTAAATACCTACATTGAtggaaaaattttaaaaaagagaacATTAATTTCTAAAAGGTTAGAAAATGGCAGATATATCAAACTAAGACTGGTATTCACTGATTACACAAGTGGAACGattctggcagtctcgcctgcattacgcagttcgatatagcagcagtgctgactttaaaaaaaaacagctattgaataactATTCACAAAAGATAATAATCATACAgtggggcgtttcatgaaaggacttgtcggacgttttatccgacagttaccacagaaacagtacctctcagccaatcaacgtcagagaaagatgtcagatctgacaacttgtcggatgaaaatgttgatgaaacactcccctggtgtatgaaaataaaataccatgtccattgacccaacatgacctttgactacgatcatgtgacctaagatgtGTGCAAACCAATCATTCATACTTAATTACCCTTaggtctatgtttcatgaatgaCATCTGTAGATTCATAAACTAGCTGTCTAAGtttgatgccaattcaacaaatatccccaacacagccaaagttcattgacctttgatcttggtcatgtgacctgaagcaCGCACAGAACATTCAaggatacatggttactcttatgtccaagtttcatgaactatttctataaactttttgaaatatgaTGACAGAACTTTCCACAAATACCcaacattatcaaagtttgGTGACCAtcaatgacctctgaccttggtcatgtgacttgaaactcgcacaggatgtttagggatacttaattgctcttatgtctaagtttcatgaactagatccataaaattccACAAATATCCCTAACATtgacaaagtttgttgaccctaataccttggtcacatttgttctacggcggccgtacggcgagtcgaaaacagttgttttattcatttttattcaaatgacctatgaagctggtacaaaaaatgttaaaacggctgtttttgactcgccgtacggccgccgtagaacaaatgtgaccaaggtataagggACCTTTGAGGTTggtcgtgtgacctgaaactcaggcaggaccttcagtgatacactatcaccctgtcaaaatttcatgaactaggtcaaaATACAATTTACGTTGATTgtacaaaaacttaaccttggttaagatttcaatattgtcAATGCCGTACCCGCCGTCGGAAAAGAGGTGTCTACAGTCTCGCTCTGCtctgcaggcgagacaaaaatggaatgtccatgttttctaaaaaaaaggatTGTTTTACTGTAACAGAAAGATATAGATTTAACAGTGATTTATAAAACTGTAAATTATATGGCATGGATAAACAATGAC carries:
- the LOC121427958 gene encoding ribose-phosphate pyrophosphokinase 4-like, translating into MASSVRSALLFCHPSMEGLAEDIAKKCCAANSEPFIPVVTPVSPFSFAESAAEERRLKKFQQVQFVKTIQWDKFKDGWPNLFIEKVRECAGRDVIFLGSFHSPEVVFEQLSIIYHMPRYLARSFKFILPYFPTGTMERIDTEGQIATAKVLAMLLSAIPSTARGPAQIVMFDIHALPERFYFSDQVIPRLESAIPLLVKEIFNMPDDIQANLSVAFPDEGAYKRFHQMFEDFPSILCTKIRDGDHRIVSIKEGETFGRHVIIIDDLIQTGGTLINCAKVLQKHGALSVNAFVTHAVFPQHSWRRFLEDDVKLDTFWITDSIPHAKHIAQHPPFKLLSLCDAISETLLSYDLKE